From the Lathyrus oleraceus cultivar Zhongwan6 chromosome 3, CAAS_Psat_ZW6_1.0, whole genome shotgun sequence genome, the window CATTTCTTAGCTATTGTCGGCACTATAATAGATGTAAAGAAAGGAAAGCTTACCTTAGAGGTTGGTGAGGAAAATATTGAGTTCATATTATCCCAATTCATGAAAGCCCCTGCTATAGATGACACTTGTTGCTTTGTAGACATAATATATGAGTTCTTAAAGGAGTTGTCGTTAGAGGCACCACATACTGTAGAGTTGGTTGCGCCTCCGACGCTGGAAGTAAAGGAAGATGAGGTTGAGGTTTATTTAGATGAAGGTTTATAAGAATGCCTCGTCGTTACTCCCAATCTAATGCCTGGCACAGAGCAACCGAAAGTTGAGCTTAAAGAGTTGCCTCAAAACCATAGATACGAGTTTTTAGATAGTGAGCTTAACCGACCTGTCATAGTTAATGTTGATATAGGtagagaagaaactgagaaatTCCTTGTTGTTTTAAAAATATATATCGAGGTGATATGAAACATCATCAATGACCTCAAAGGAATTATCCCATCTGTGTGCATGCACCAGATTCTACTTGAAGAGAATTCTAAAACCTCAAGAGAGGACCAGAAGAGGCTAAACACCAATATGAGCGAGGTGGTCAAAAAAGAAGTACAAAAGCTTCTTGACGTCAGGATAATCTATCCTATCTCTGACATTAAGTGGGTTAGTCTGATACACGTGTTACCAAAGAAAGGTTGAATGCCAGTGGTAAAGAATGAAAAAGGAGACTCTTTGGCCACACTTACAATAATCAGGTGGAGAATATGATTGATTATAGAAAGCTGAATAAAGCCATTAGGAAAGATCACTCCCCTCTCCCGTTTATTGATCATATGCTTAAGCGTTTAGCCAAGCACTTACACTTTTGATACCTGAACGAGTATTCATAATTCTTCCAAATCCCAATTCACTGAGTGATCAAGAGAAAACTacattcacatgcccttatggtactTTTTCTTACCGGCGAATGACATTTGGGATGTGTAACGCTCCAACTACGTTTCAGAGGTGTATGATGGCCATCTTTGACGACTTCATAGAGGATAtaatggaagtcttcatggatgacttttctgtatgTGGGTAAAGTTTTGAAAATTGTCTAACTAATATAGAAAACATACTTGAGAGGTGTGTGAAGGTCAACCTTGAATTAAATTGGGAAAAATTCCACTTCACGGTGAAGGAAGTCATAGTCCTAGAACATCTAGTGTCCGCtagaggaatcaaggttgatagagctaagatagaagtGATTGAGAATTTGCAACCTCTTAAAACTGTAAGAGAAGTCAGGAGCTTTCTTGGACCCGCTGGTTTCTATTGACGATTCATAAAAGAATTCTCTAAGATCACGAAACCCTTGACTGGTCTATTCATGAAGGCCACTGAGTTCATCTTCAATGGACGATGTCATGAGTCCTTCCAATTGCTGAAAAGCCCATTGATCTTCGCACCTATAATGCAACCTCTAGATTGGAGCTAACCCTTTGAGATCATGTGAAATAATAGTGAATACGCAATAGTTGATGTCTTAGGATATCACAAAGATAAGAAACTACATGCCATCTACTACGCCAATAGGACCATGGATAAATCTCATATCAATTATGCTACTACTGAAAAAGAGCTTTTAGCCACCGTGTTCATAATTGATAAATTTTGTTCCTACCTTGTGGGATAAAAAATTATTATGTACACAgaccacgctgctatcaggtacctaTTGAGTAAGAAGATGCGAAGCCTTGGGCTGATTTAGTGGATTTTACTACTGCTAGAGTTTTCCATGGAGATCCAATAAAAAAAGGGTACTAAAAATGTGGTAGCGGATCACATGTCtatgtagcggtgtattcgttaccattggagatattgactaaatccaaggtaaatcatacaaagtcgagtcgccaccgcacttctatttatccaaaggaatggttagaaagcgaacaaaaacctaaaagttttacaaacaaaactagtaaaagaaacagagatctgggtaagggggttcgttatcctagggagcccttttcatacttgttgcaaaggttattgtttttgtgaaaattttatttgtgcaaacatgattgaagagatgaaaagagaatatacaagttatttacattttgtgtttggatggataaacccattgcctacgtaccctcttataaaaagattaggatcaaaacctcgtagttcgggtaaaaaatctcaaaaaataaatgagtggattgattggtccaaaagccttaaggtcttttgttatcaaagggagaaaactcaacctgaaaaaccacaagtccaccatgtgaggatagcttcaacatgctagtgaggggttaaccctataataagcatggaaggctcattttccatcactaaggacaaaggtgagtattatatctaccacaaggataacacaaacctaatagctaaaggttatgaaattttttgattaagaagtggctattgaaaccacaaaagaaatttgaatgagttatatttgccaattagaagtatatacaaaaatggtcaaagttgacttaaagattcaattcaaaatgagtgttatgaaaagaaagtttgaaaatcaaaagcataaggcttatgtttctaatgttgaaaacaaagtcaaatgtttgcacaaaaagagttttggtttgggttagaATGGAGAAATGAAAAAGGAAACTAAGTCCTAAGGGGAAACAAGAAGGTGggggataagaaatgaaaccacactaggagttcctctcttgagatcatatagatgatccaagtcgttcctatcctttggaataaacaagcacaaagcataagcaatcacacaagtctcataagagatcctcaatgtatcttgtatctcacttagatgaacatggtaatgatcttcaaattaagctcaaatggaaactcaAAGTTCAAAAGCACACACATGGAATCcacatcacacactatatacatacaaaagctcaaacaatgggtgggctttagtcaagaggggtcatatcaacctcgacaaacaagccaaactgtaatgggtaatctgtagctcttaaccaaTAACATTGTAtgttagggtgaagctgatcaaaatggtaatgaggacgagacctcatgctcttaaccctggccagagtaagctcatgacaaagaaagcgtggggatccagaaagggatcctattccacttgacagacactggacaaagatcttgggtacatgttcagaagcatcagcacgtagtgcgagcataaagaatgactcactgaataacgggggattggctactaatcccttttatccgtcaatttcctctACTCTTGGAGGACTTATCAGataacacatgcctcatcttggaggtctttggcacaattgtaaacaaacacaaacaaagcctctgaaggaggacttgccagcaaaatgcttgccaaaaaggtgacaggacttcagactacatgaagtaagaagataactacctaagtggtgtatcaaccacaatccaaggcttaagcaaaagcaaaagcaagcaagcaactaaggtacctgtacaaagactaaacagttaatatttcagttataaaaccaacagacaaacagtgaatcCTTCCCACAATTACACAATCCAATGAACAATGCccaagcactcaaatgaactcatgagctcaagcacatcacttaaaatcctacaaaacaaacacaagttagaactcaaatcatttgcatctcacaaagtgagaacaaatcaaccatcaaggctaaatgtccaaacctgaaacacaaagcacaattagtttatgcacaaaacactagtacaaagactaagttcaaaaccaaaccaaatgatcaaaacagaactcaatcttccaTATAATGCACATTTAAACATTCCATttaatgtcctcaaaaggaccagcataaattcaataagcaaatatctcaaatggcctatgctatgcaatgatcacaaaatgtgcacaaagtgaacttccaatttagaaaattcaaatcaaaatagaaatgcatgcaatgactttgagattttttatgcaagctcctcatgtcatgaacaatcattatgcaaaagatcaaatccagaaaggttcaaatgcTATGTGATCAAAAATGCAACAatccaatgtcaaaaatgtgacacaaattgtcacatttatcTACATGTGTCAAAAgcaatgatagcatatgagaaaaattccaaaccagtgaccaaaaaatcatatcatgtgtgaatgtcaagcatgcaaaaaattggatccaattgttcaacatagagaatttcacaatgcattgaacacaacatatcaaaatagcacaacatggattcaaaaattcacacatcacaaaccagacatcaacaattcacaaaattaataccataaaaaactagacatcaaaataaaactatgaaaaaaaattggagctcatttggatcatttttctattttttatgaattttctaagatgaacaaaataattggaaaatgcatggaaaatggagggaaaagaaaacATTCAAATCAATTCAGAAATAACCGCAGCCGTTGGATAAGGCGCGCATGGAAATCAAACGGCTCACATTCAAACATCAAAGtgctgcgtttcattaaacgcgtCAGCATGCACACATCAGATTTTCAATGCACGCGTGGCTAGTCAAACAAATCCTGGCCAATCAAACAGACACGCAGGGCAAACACATGGCAACACAGTCAACAAACCCTAGGATTTACAGAGACGCCGGAGctaagctccggtcgtcttctaCGACCATCTCCGGCGACATCCAGAccaaaaaatttccagaattcaTCGAGGCATACATCATTCGAACCAGTTTTCCATGTACATTCCAAATATGTAATCAAATCAACCTAATTCCTCATGGATTTTccagatcgaagcaaaacattttcatgatcaaaactttcagttcatcatacatgctcaattctcaaccaaaatcaaatcTAAACATATCTACAAGCTCTACTAATCAAGATCTACACGTCTATGGTCAAAAAACAACAAAAGGAGAGGATCGAATTTGCATCACCTGGAAATGAAGGTTGTTGAAATCGTGTCCTCAAGCGCTCTACAGCTCTAGTGCTCTAGATCCAATCCTATGCtcttgccttgaagctttgtgcacaAAGAAACGAATGAAACCACTTGGATCTAcctcaatttcaaacttccatcGCCATGCTCATGTACATGAACTGCTCAAATTCTGGCTCAATTGCAACAAACAGATGATGATTCGTGATCAATGAAGTATGATGATCAAGAATATCcaagaatttttggtgtttgtgtggagaaaatcaaaattcaaagtgagagaaaattggagggagtttcaaatttcagatctaaaaatGCTTGTTCTTTCAGTTATGGTTAGGGTTTGAGCTTATATATGCCTTGTTAATGATGCTGCTAATCACTTAAGCCAaatgctaatcatgattaaggagtTATGAAGTAatatgcaaaaatgaaaaatgagctAGCATGTCCAAAACACACGTGTACAGTCCCATGTTAAGCTTCTAGTCCACTCAAAATtatccaatggtcatgatggaaGTGTTGGTTTGCTTGCATCTTAATCAAAAAATGAATTATGAAAATTTTCTTCAAAATGCACATGTGTGAAAATAATGAACTCTTGGCCATGATTCCTTTGCATAATTGAGCCAAATGAGGTCAATTTGAGATGTCTTGCACATAAGGAGTATTTTtcaaaaagaatggaccaaattggagcattgtatcaaaagttaggccattttgaatttccatgcacaccttgtgatcaaatgaccataacttttcaaccattcatcatatgaacatgaattaggactttttggaaaggagagacaaagatctacaactttcatgttcaccaaaaatccatttgaaacttctttgacattgacaagtcaagttgaatgtggaccaaaaacttgccaaatttggaaactttgaattacaggtcattttccatttttagtaacttttgccatgacctttgaatcttcaagatggatgtttagaatgatgaataggATTCATTTaaacatgattgaggtgtctcaagtcatttcccccacctcatagccctcatttgactgcacagttgactttttggtcctcagatgaccttgaaatgtcttgatgaacttgagcctttaccacttgaggaaat encodes:
- the LOC127130549 gene encoding uncharacterized protein LOC127130549, giving the protein MPPKLKDPWSFSIPCVIGKYIIDKDLYDLGYSVSLMPLSICERLNLGRHFLAIVGTIIDVKKGKLTLEVGEENIEFILSQFMKAPAIDDTCCFVDIIYEFLKELSLEAPHTVELVAPPTLEVKEDEVEVYLDEGL